The genome window TTATCGCTAAACTCATTGCAGCATTTGGGGTTAAAGTCAACCTTTACACGGCCGGATTTGAGGGTTCCTACGATGTTATGGCAGCAACAAAAACTGCGGAAAGCCTAAATTTTAACCACGTGGTGCGCTTGTTAACACTAAAAGATGTTGAAGAATATCTTCCAAAAGTAGTCTCTGCAATTGAAGAGGCGGATCCAATGAAAATTGAGGTGGGGTTACCATTATTTGTCGTAGCTGAGAAAGCTCGGTCAGATGGAATAAGAGTTGTTTTTTCAGGTCAAGGCTCGGATGAACTGTTCGGGGGTTACAGTCGATATCTTAGAGTCTTAGAGCAATACGGTTATGACGGTTTACAGGATAGACTGTGGCGAGACATCCTCGAGATTTCCGAAGTAAATCTCCAACGTGACGAGGCGGTGACCATGACTAACGGCATCGAACTTAAAGCTCCATACCTCGATGTAGACGTTATTCGTGTAGCGATGACAATTCACCCAGCACTTAAAATCCAAGATCAAAACGACAATCTAAGAAAAAGAGTCCTAAGAAAAACTGCAGAGATGCTTGAAATTCCATCTGAAGCAGTAGAACGGCCGAAGAAGGCAGTCCAGTATGGTTCAGGGGTCGATAAAGCAATCAAAATGTTAGCGATAAAAAATGGGTACAAACATATAGCGACGTACTTGAAGGCGGTATTTGATCAAGTCTTTACAGACCTATCAAGGTAGACCGTTTGAAACAATTTAGCTGAAACAGAATTTGGATTAAAATTATAAAGATCGAAGCGCTGTCTTAAGCCGATCGAGATATTTCTCGCCTTCAAAGAGCCAACCGCTTTCATTGGAGAAAAGTTCCACCGGTGGCTCCCGTCGCTTGCCAGTCCATTTCTCAACCATGTTAAGAAAACAGCGATTAACTAAACCGGGCTCAATCAGGTACTCGTGAAAGGCGTTAAAGAGCTCCTCAAGTTCACCCGTGGGAACAAAAATCAAAGCCGCCAATCCATCGAAGTCTCCTGATACCCTGAATCCTTGCCACATCGGGAGCTCATTTAAAGCGACAGCTACAGCCCTCAACGTATCCTCATAACAATCAAAAACTACGAAAGCTGCCTCGTCCAAACCAACTCTATAAGAACCAATCGTCGGCTTTATTATACCCAGATTTAATAATCGACGGATTTTTTGCCCAACATATGCTCCAGAAATGCCGAGGATTCGCCCAATTTCCGAGTTAGGCATGCGGGAGTTGAGCCGAAGATAATTTAAAATCTGTAAATCATTTTTATCAACTTTAACTTGCTCTGTAGTCTTTTTCTCTTCCTCCCCGTGAAGAATCAGGAACCAGCTTTTTCCACAAAGAAACTCCTTCAGCCATAAGCCCCACTCATCCCAAGGAATACTCCAACGTGCAGTCTTAGGATCATAGTATCGCAGATTAAAGTTGTAATAGGAGTCTTCAATTCGCAGAATGTGATGTCCCTCAGTTAGATCTGCCCGATTCAATAATGAGAGTTGTTGGTTTAGGAACCACTCATACCCGGTTGGAATGTTAAAGTGCGCGAGAAGACTTGGCGGACTATACATGCGATAAATTCTACCGCAATAGGGAGTATCCCAAACAAGCTCGCTTACTTTACCTACTTTACCTGGTTTAGTGTGAATAATGGCAAGGTAACTCGGAATTCCTATACGGGTTCTATCAACAAGTACGCTAAACCAAATATTCGCCCGAATCCAAAGTTCATGAAAAATCTTCTCAACAGTGGGAACTGTCAGCCCCGTTTTCTGAGCGATCTTCGTCAGTGAAGTCCATGGGTCATTGCATAAGAGGCGTAAGATCTTGAGCTCATTCTCGTTGATTTTTGCAGGTTTTGGTTTTAATGCTAAGGCGTCAACAATTGCCTCGTACTCGGCAAATTCTAAAGATGCACGAAAACGACTAATGCTCTTCATCCGTGAAAAAAGCAGTTTTATGAAATTGTTTCCAATGATGCTTTCCCATTCTTCATAAAAATGAATGCCGTCAAATGCCTTTGACTCTGTTCGGAGACCATGTCGTGCGTGGATCCAAAGCTCCTTTTCAAATGGGTTCTCAAGTATTCGATACGCACAATAATCAGCTTGTTCGTAGACCCGTTCCATTTTATCTAAAATCCGAGGGGAAAATAGCCGAGCAGCCTCTCGGGCCAGAAGCCCCCGTCTTAGAGAGTCGAAGTATAGGTACTGTGGTTGAACGTTAAGAACGTTAATAATTGGATAGTACTGTACACCCCACCACATTGTCTTCGCCTCTTCAAGATACCATGGATCAAAGAATGAACAAACTTGCGGATCCTCCTGATATTTACCGACGCTTCCCCGTTTACATCCCGTGAGTTCCTCCATATCTTCAACATATCGAATAAATTCACTTTGAGCTTTTTCGAGGCAACTTGGAAGCTCCAATTCTGGAAGCCACTTTCGGTCAACAAGGTGGTTTGCTTCTTCAACTACCGCATAAGCAACTTCCTTGGCTTCATCTGTCTTTTGCCCTAAAAAGGTGCTTAACGCCTCCGCACTGAGAGGTCGATGAGCGATTTCGTATAGTCCCGTAAGAGTCAGTAAGAATAGAGTCCTCGCCCGTTCATTCCTCAACTTAGGAACACGCTTGCGAAAAATCTCAGAAAATGCCTTCCCAAGAATACAGTGAAAGTAATCAACCGCCAACTCCTCCTTACTGACGCTCTCTATTGAGTGGAGTAGTTGATGGGAAATTTTGAGGTATTCTTGCGGCTCATCTATTCCCCGGCTTAAGAGAAGGAGAATCTGATCTCGTTGGCCCTCATCTAATTGAACCTGCTTAACAGCATGTTTCATCGCCGCTGAAAGTCTTAGAATTCCGTGAGGCGCTTTTGGCATACGTTCTAGAAGACCGGATATAGATAATTTCGCTAAGTCCATTGTTAGGCCCAAGCTAGATTATTATTTTAAAATTCCTAAAAACTTTGATTAAATAGTTTCAGAACCTAAAATAGGGCATAGGAATTTAAAGATAGAATTCCATTAATTTGCGGTTGCTTTGTATTTTTAGTCTAATATTTATTACAAATAATAAAATTAAGCTAAAATTTGATTTTTAGTTTGAATCTAGGCGAATATTTTGGAATTTTTGAGTTAGCAGGAAATGTTAAAAGGCGTTCAAAGCACGCCACTCAACCGTAACTAACCTAAGGAGGTGTAATAAATGAGGTACGCTCGACCGAGAAGGTCCCCAATGCCATTCTGAAGTGGGTCAACGGTTAATAAACAAGAAGGAGGAGGAAAGAAAACTGTCAAGGAATCTATCCCTTAATGTTAAGGAATATTCCGCACGAATACTTGGAATCTGCAGTTGGCTCCAAAACGAATGCAAGGAAGTCCTTTCCAGCGCCGGACGCTTAGTTGCTGCATCCGAGTTCAATGCCGTCAAAGCAGCCAATTTGGAGGAAGCATTGACGCGAATAGATGCCGCTTATGAGCATTCCGGGTTAGGCCGCCTGAAAATTGATGGAGCAAGCAAAAACAAGCTAATTATACGTCTATATGATTGCGCCACATGCAACACCGCAAAAAATGACGGACATACGTACTGTTGGATTGACGCTGGCTTCATTGCAGGTGGTCTTGAGACCATGTTACATAAAGGTTATGATGCTATTGAAACGAAGTGCCGTGGAACCGGCTACACTTATTGCGAGTTTATTATTGTTCCATCAACGTCAAAACCACGTCGACTAAGAATAGTCTCTAATCTTGAACCGCGTGGAATGATGCCAGTATAAAAGTGCCAAATTTTTACTATCATAAAGCACTATAGATGTCGACTAAATCCTACAAACCCTTTGGGATTTCATTCTCTTTTTATCTTTTGATAATTTAGTTAAGTGAAATTTAACCCCAATTAGCTTCGCTGTAAATTTAGTTGCTTCTCGCTTAAACCATATTACACATTGGCTCGAAGCCAGTTAGGTATGGTAATGTTTAATAGTTCAGATTTTTTTATAGAAAGTATGAAATTAAGGGACAATGTATGAGTTATACGGTGACAAGTAAGGGTACGGTTACCATCCCAGCTGAAGTAAGACGGAAGTATGGAATTCGAAAAGGGTCTAAAGTGGAGTTCATTGAAACTGAGGAGGGAATTCTCATCGTACCAATTCCACGATTTGAGGAACTTTTTGGCGTTGACCGTGAATATCGGGATCGAATCCTCCAGATGGTACGCGACCTTGAGAAGGAACGTAGGGAGGAAGCTGCCCATGAGAAATCAGAACTCTAAACTTGTCTTAGATACAGGTGTGATCCAATTATACTTCGCAGGAGATAAAAAGGTTAAACATTACTTTGATGAGATCATCACCGGTAAAGCTGAAGGATTTACTTGTGAGGAAAATTTGGCTGAATTCTACGCTAAAACCTGCAATGTCTTAGGAAGAGGGGTTGCTGATACTCGATATTTTCAACTTCGCCGTCAAGAGGTTCTGAAGCTTGTGCCATTAGATGAAACCATCACCCGACTAACTGGTCAATTGAAGTGTAAACACCGAGATAAAGTATCTCTTGTTGACTGTTCAGTTGCTGCAACAGCAAAAACTCACAAAGCTAACTTAATAACTACCGATGGTTTTCTCGCTGAAGTAGCTCGTTCTGAGGGCATTGCGGTCCATCTTATCGAAATATAGATGTTTTAACCTAAGCTCCTAAAAGTATTTGGTCCTGAAAATGAGATGTTAAATGGAGACAGAGACCACCATAAGGAGTAAGCATTGATTTAATCTTTGAGTTAACGAAGTCTGCAAAAAATTAATGTTGAAGAAAGCCCTCGCCAATATAAAGCTTGCCATTTCTAATTTATAGAAATCCGCCCAAATGTTGAAAATGCTAGAAAATTCTGAAAAGGCTTCTTCCCAACAACTAAAGTGAGGTTAGCAGTTGCCAATCGCTATCGAGTTTATAATTCTCCTTGACATGGTATGTGTGATTATCAGTTTATTCCTCTTATACCTATGTTGGAGCGCGTTACGGATTATTAAAGCCAAAAAAATAGAGAGAACTATTTTTATGCCATTACTCATCGCGGGTTTCCTCTTCTTTGCCACCTCTGCTTTCGGAATGACTTTTGGGACGTTACATCTTACTATATTCGAGGAAGTCGTTGACCCGCTAATATTTGAAGTGTTACATCACATTAGTTTGGCTATAGCGTTGTTAATCGTAACATACGGAGTATACAACTACTGGAGAATGCTAAGAAAACTGCCATAGAAAATGTTCGAATAAAAACGTCTATCCTATTTCGCAATAAAAACCTAAATATTTTGAAAACATTAAAAATAGTACTTAATTTACAGCAGTTTGCCGAACTTTTAAAAATGGCATATTTTCATGATACTAGTTTTTGCTCTGGACCGCCCTGGTGAAAATGTATATAGGGGTTAGCCTAATTTGGTTTAACATATAAACATTATAAAACGATGCGTACAGGGAATGTCTTCGATGAGTAACAAAGAGAAAGAGAGACATTACCAAGAGAACCGAGTTCATAAGCTCTTAGACGGGTTAATTAGTGATGGTTTATTGGAGCTTAAGCCTACCTTTGATCCTACTTACGGCTTTCGATACAACTATGTCGAAAAAATCCTACAGGAAACCCCTTTAGATATTGTGAAGTTCTTAGAAACGCTATCGCAGGTTGGAATCCTGAAGAAGAAACTTTACGACAAAATTATACGATGCCCCTCATGTCGGTCGCCAAATGTTGCCATTCGATACCTATGTCCACATTGCAACTCATTTAACATAATCAAGAAGGCGCTATTAGAGCATACTCAATGTGGAGGCATCGACACTGAGGAACACTTCGCCGCCCAGGGAAAGCTGATCTGCCCTATTTGCCACATGGAACTCCGTGAAGGCGAATACCGCCGAATTGGAACATGGTTTGAATGCACAGATTGTAAAGGTCGATTCGATGAACCTTCCATCACTCAATTCTGTCGAAATTGCTTAAATCAATTTACTGTTAGAGATGCTGTCCTTGAAGATATCTACTCCTACACATTAACTGAGGAAGCGGAGAGAGAAGCCAAACGCTCGATTTTCATGTTAGCGCCATTGCGAAACTTTTTAATAGAGTCAGGCTATACAGTCGAAGCACCCGGTAGTGTAATTGGACGATCAGGAACTGCCCATCAGTTTAGTATGGTTGCTTCAAAGCCGCAAGACGTTGCTTCTAAGGGTTCAGTGGTAATTGATGTCGTTACTTCTGATACCATCGCCGATGAGCGTCCAGTTATTGCTATGTTCGCCAAGACAATTGATATTAGCATATCACAACCTATCCTTATCATTAGCCCAGAAATAAAAGACCGAGGAAAGCAACTTGCCGTCACTTATAAGATCACCGTCATCGAAGCAAAAAACTCTGCAGAGGCAATTGAGAAGTTAAGGAAAATCATCACATAAAAGGGCGATTTTCACAAAGAGTAAAACCGTCCGCCCGCGCATAAATGATACGCATTCCCTATGAGCGCGGTGAGTTATTGTAAGCTATTTTTCTGAGAATATTCTAAAGCGGAGCTTTTACTAAGGCGTCCCCTAATGAAAACTAACTAGAAACATAATGAGAAAAAAGTAAGCCGAAGTGCTTCTTCCATAATCAATCAAGCTGACCATATTTAAAGAAAGAAGTTAAACGTGAGGAAGCCGATGAAAATCAGAATCAATGAGTGTTTTAAACCAGCTCCCATGGCTCCTTCGCCCATTTTACCAGCGATCAACCCTCCGAAAAATGCTTCAATAACTGCCATATGGAAAAATAATGTCTTGTAGGTCTCCGGTGCAACAGGCGTAACTGGACCGAAAAATAGAGTCCGCTGGATGGTGCCAAATTGAGCGAATAACATTCGGTATAACATTACAACTGTGAAGAGAAAGACAAGGAAAGCAACATAAGCAATTAGCATATAAGGTCGAATCTGGGCTCTTCGCTCCCTCTCAACTGCTTGGAGCTCTCGAATGTGAGCATAAATCG of Candidatus Bathyarchaeota archaeon contains these proteins:
- a CDS encoding winged helix-turn-helix transcriptional regulator; this encodes MDLAKLSISGLLERMPKAPHGILRLSAAMKHAVKQVQLDEGQRDQILLLLSRGIDEPQEYLKISHQLLHSIESVSKEELAVDYFHCILGKAFSEIFRKRVPKLRNERARTLFLLTLTGLYEIAHRPLSAEALSTFLGQKTDEAKEVAYAVVEEANHLVDRKWLPELELPSCLEKAQSEFIRYVEDMEELTGCKRGSVGKYQEDPQVCSFFDPWYLEEAKTMWWGVQYYPIINVLNVQPQYLYFDSLRRGLLAREAARLFSPRILDKMERVYEQADYCAYRILENPFEKELWIHARHGLRTESKAFDGIHFYEEWESIIGNNFIKLLFSRMKSISRFRASLEFAEYEAIVDALALKPKPAKINENELKILRLLCNDPWTSLTKIAQKTGLTVPTVEKIFHELWIRANIWFSVLVDRTRIGIPSYLAIIHTKPGKVGKVSELVWDTPYCGRIYRMYSPPSLLAHFNIPTGYEWFLNQQLSLLNRADLTEGHHILRIEDSYYNFNLRYYDPKTARWSIPWDEWGLWLKEFLCGKSWFLILHGEEEKKTTEQVKVDKNDLQILNYLRLNSRMPNSEIGRILGISGAYVGQKIRRLLNLGIIKPTIGSYRVGLDEAAFVVFDCYEDTLRAVAVALNELPMWQGFRVSGDFDGLAALIFVPTGELEELFNAFHEYLIEPGLVNRCFLNMVEKWTGKRREPPVELFSNESGWLFEGEKYLDRLKTALRSL
- a CDS encoding AbrB/MazE/SpoVT family DNA-binding domain-containing protein; its protein translation is MSYTVTSKGTVTIPAEVRRKYGIRKGSKVEFIETEEGILIVPIPRFEELFGVDREYRDRILQMVRDLEKERREEAAHEKSEL
- a CDS encoding PIN domain-containing protein, whose product is MRNQNSKLVLDTGVIQLYFAGDKKVKHYFDEIITGKAEGFTCEENLAEFYAKTCNVLGRGVADTRYFQLRRQEVLKLVPLDETITRLTGQLKCKHRDKVSLVDCSVAATAKTHKANLITTDGFLAEVARSEGIAVHLIEI